A genomic window from Silene latifolia isolate original U9 population chromosome Y, ASM4854445v1, whole genome shotgun sequence includes:
- the LOC141629753 gene encoding uncharacterized protein LOC141629753 → MDALSYDKQSLREENDRQLSSITDEQRLVYNEIMDVFLNNRGGVFFVYGYGDTGKTFIWRSLCSGIRSKGEIVVAVASSGIATTLIPGCVTAHSRLSIPVNVNKDSTCSRIKPGSDLTELLIRAKLIILDEAPMTHKHSFEAVDKSLKDVMCVVNERNVELPFGGKVVVFRGDFRQTLPVVSRGSRADVVRASLCSSNLWRSCKVLRLTKNMRLQGGRTSDNVDDIRKFSEWILEIGDVLAGDENDGEVDLQFPDDLLIQHVADPIASIVNVTYPDLQNQLWNPDYLQERAIHAPTHEIVEAVNDYVLSKIDEEEVIYLSSDEVSNDDRGIGDPDLHSTEYLNFHG, encoded by the exons ATGGATGCATTGTCGTACGACAAACAATCACTGAGGGAAGAAAATGACCGTCAGCTTTCTTCAATAACTGATGAACAAAGGTTAGTGTACAATGAAATAATGGATGTTTTTTTAAATAATAGAGGAGGAGTGTTCTTTGTTTATGGATATGGCGATACTGGGAAGACATTCATTTGGCGTTCTTTGTGTTCTGGAATAAGAAGTAAGGGAGAAATTGTTGTAGCAGTTGCATCAAGCGGAATTGCAACAACCTTGATACCTGGTTGTGTAACAGCTCATTCGAGATTAAGCATTCCTGTCAACGTGAATAAGGACTCTACTTGCTCTCGAATTAAGCCTGGTAGTGATTTAACTGAACTTTTGATAAGGGCCAAACTCATAATATTGGATGAAGCACCTATGACTCACAAACATAGCTTTGAGGCTGTTGATAAAAGTTTGAAAGATGTAATGTGCGTTGTGAACGAGAGAAATGTTGAACTACCGTTTGGAGGTAAGGTGGTAGTATTCAGGGGAGATTTTCGCCAAACTCTACCGGTTGTCTCCAGAGGAAGTAGAGCAGACGTTGTGCGTGCATCTCTTTGTTCATCGAATTTGTGGCGTTCCTGCAAG GTGCTTAGACTGACAAAGAACATGCGTTTGCAAGGTGGAAGGACAAGCGACAATGTTGATGATATAAGGAAATTCTCAGAGTGGATCTTGGAAATTGGAGATGTTTTAGCGGGCGATGAAAATGACGGGGAAGTCGATCTTCAATTCCCAGACGACTTACTCATTCAACATGTGGCAGATCCGATTGCATCAATAGTAAATGTCACATATCCAGATCTACAAAACCAGTTGTGGAACCCAGATTACCTCCAAGAAAGGGCAATCCACGCCCCTACTCACGAGATAGTTGAAGCGGTAAATGACTACGTGTTGTCGAAAATCGATGAGGAGGAGGTTATATATCTAAGCTCCGATGAAGTTTCTAACGATGATAGAGGCATAGGTGACCCTGACCTTCATTCTACTGAATACCTCAATTTTCATGGCTAA